One part of the Mariniblastus fucicola genome encodes these proteins:
- the brxD gene encoding BREX system ATP-binding protein BrxD, which produces MTDISPQRRDEIIDALRRGTVPQNGLDAFAVGLDKFETTLDEELKKVAAGGSGFKAIRGEYGCGKTFFTRWLCDKARRNGFVTSEVQISETETPLHKLETVYRRLNERMASADSSSGALRNIIDSWFYALEEDVLAEGSIDVNDADALLAKTNELLEQRLSAVNNDSPMFSTALRGYRRAQAENNPAFADGIFAWLAGQPNVASAAKRFAGVKADLDHFGAFTFLQGILSVMRDSGHSGLVVILDEVETIQRVRSDVRDKCLNAMRQWIDEIDSGRFPGLYLVITGTPAFFDGPNGLQRLEPLAQRLHVDFDTDSKFDNPRAVQVRLSPFSLDRMKEVGCKIRDIYSSHAQSAERVTTLCDDAYIGDLANAVAGHLGGKIGIAPRIFLKKLVNDVLDKVDFHDEFNPREHYSLTVSESELTAVEREAVAASNVNDIELDL; this is translated from the coding sequence ATGACTGACATTTCCCCACAACGCCGCGATGAAATCATTGACGCCTTGCGTCGTGGTACCGTTCCGCAAAATGGGCTCGATGCATTCGCCGTCGGACTCGATAAATTCGAAACGACGCTCGACGAAGAACTCAAAAAAGTGGCCGCCGGTGGTAGCGGCTTCAAAGCGATTCGTGGTGAGTACGGTTGCGGTAAAACGTTCTTCACTCGCTGGTTGTGCGACAAGGCTCGACGCAACGGCTTCGTGACCAGCGAAGTCCAAATCTCCGAAACAGAAACGCCGCTGCACAAACTGGAAACCGTTTACCGCCGACTCAACGAACGCATGGCATCGGCCGATTCCTCCAGCGGAGCCCTGCGAAACATCATCGACTCGTGGTTCTACGCTTTAGAAGAAGACGTGCTGGCCGAAGGGAGCATCGACGTTAACGATGCAGATGCCTTATTGGCCAAAACCAATGAGCTGTTGGAGCAAAGACTCTCTGCCGTCAACAACGATTCACCTATGTTCTCGACCGCACTGCGAGGCTACCGCAGGGCTCAGGCGGAAAACAATCCTGCCTTTGCCGACGGCATTTTTGCTTGGCTGGCAGGACAACCCAATGTCGCATCGGCAGCCAAACGGTTTGCGGGTGTGAAAGCCGATCTGGACCATTTTGGTGCCTTTACTTTCCTGCAAGGGATCTTGAGCGTGATGCGGGACTCGGGACATTCCGGGCTGGTCGTCATTCTGGATGAAGTCGAAACCATCCAACGCGTCCGCAGCGATGTGCGGGACAAGTGTCTCAATGCGATGCGTCAGTGGATTGATGAAATTGATAGCGGTCGGTTTCCCGGGTTGTATTTAGTCATCACGGGCACGCCGGCCTTTTTTGATGGGCCCAATGGCCTTCAGCGTCTGGAGCCATTGGCTCAACGGTTACACGTGGATTTCGACACCGATTCCAAGTTTGACAATCCGCGAGCGGTGCAAGTTCGGCTAAGCCCTTTCAGTCTGGATCGCATGAAAGAGGTGGGATGCAAGATTCGAGACATCTACAGCTCCCACGCTCAATCGGCCGAACGTGTCACCACACTATGCGATGATGCCTACATCGGCGATCTGGCAAACGCCGTCGCCGGGCACTTGGGGGGCAAGATTGGGATCGCTCCCCGGATTTTCCTGAAGAAGCTGGTCAACGATGTGCTGGACAAGGTGGATTTCCATGACGAGTTCAATCCACGAGAGCATTATTCGTTGACGGTGAGTGAATCCGAATTGACCGCTGTTGAACGCGAGGCCGTCGCGGCATCGAATGTGAATGATATTGAATTGGATTTGTAG
- a CDS encoding DEAD/DEAH box helicase produces the protein MSAFESLHPALQHHIVNSLGWRDLRPFQKDVIPQVLDKKNLIVLAPTAGGKTEASFFPIASRMLTEEWEPLSVLYICPIKALLNNLNDRLQYYCGLLGRRAELWHGDVKASARKKILKEPPDILLTTPESIEVMLVSQSVDHQRMFKNVRAVIVDEIHAFAGDDRGWHLLSVLSRVCKIAENDVQRLGLSATVGNPDVLVDWLCSDSPGPREVYKPPPSQDGGDADVQLDYVGSADNAALMLSRLYRGEKRLVFTDSRARAEEISTNLRSRQISTFVTHSSLSQDERRQAEQAFAERDDCVIVATSVLELGVDVGDLDRVVQIDSPSTVASFLQRMGRTGRRSGSRRNCLFLTTRSEALVQATALIDLWSDGYVEPVEPPALPYHILAQQVMATALQKRGIGKSKWFESVAGVPGYDQMSEEARQEIFDWMLQREILAEDSGIVWLGQEGESTFGRRNFMDLFSVFTSPPVFKILQGRRELGTVDISTFLSREDGPRVLLLGGRAWRVTHLNWNRRTAFVEAVELRGRSRWQGDGQGLGYRFCQQIQQVLAMDDDRSFWSDRARERIGEIRQNYPWLDHENTVVVPATGGYEWWTFAGKRANLAMAGILSAILQERCTADDLMIRWATSSNLDAMEQAIHQLKEMELADIEPLIDDQAIEGLKFSECLPHHRAIELLQARLNDRDAVQLTLAKHTRLIAAGGQ, from the coding sequence TTGTCGGCTTTTGAGAGTTTACATCCCGCATTGCAGCACCACATCGTCAACAGTCTTGGTTGGCGTGACCTGCGCCCGTTCCAGAAGGATGTCATCCCTCAAGTCTTGGACAAAAAGAACTTGATCGTTCTGGCTCCCACCGCCGGAGGAAAAACGGAGGCTTCGTTTTTTCCCATCGCCAGCCGCATGCTGACCGAAGAATGGGAACCACTAAGCGTCCTGTACATCTGCCCCATCAAGGCGTTGCTGAACAACCTGAACGATCGCCTGCAATACTATTGTGGGTTGCTTGGCCGGCGGGCTGAGCTGTGGCATGGCGATGTGAAGGCATCAGCCAGAAAGAAGATCCTGAAGGAGCCGCCTGACATTTTGCTGACCACGCCCGAGTCGATCGAGGTCATGCTGGTATCGCAAAGCGTTGACCATCAGCGGATGTTCAAGAACGTTCGTGCAGTGATTGTCGACGAGATTCACGCGTTTGCGGGAGATGATCGCGGCTGGCATTTACTGTCGGTGCTTTCACGAGTTTGCAAGATTGCAGAAAACGATGTGCAGCGGCTCGGATTGTCGGCAACCGTGGGTAATCCCGATGTGCTTGTTGATTGGTTGTGCAGTGATTCGCCCGGCCCACGCGAAGTTTACAAACCTCCGCCGTCACAGGATGGTGGGGATGCTGACGTCCAACTTGACTACGTTGGGTCCGCCGACAACGCTGCTTTGATGCTCTCCCGGTTGTATCGAGGTGAGAAGCGTTTGGTTTTCACCGATAGTCGTGCCCGAGCCGAAGAGATCTCGACCAACCTGCGTTCAAGACAAATATCAACGTTTGTGACCCACAGTTCACTCAGCCAAGATGAGAGACGACAGGCGGAACAGGCGTTTGCTGAACGAGATGACTGCGTGATCGTCGCCACCAGCGTGCTGGAGCTGGGCGTTGATGTGGGTGACCTCGATCGAGTGGTCCAAATTGATTCGCCATCCACGGTAGCGAGTTTTCTACAGCGGATGGGGCGTACGGGACGACGGTCAGGAAGTCGTCGCAACTGCTTGTTTCTGACCACGCGATCCGAGGCACTGGTTCAGGCGACCGCGTTGATTGATCTCTGGTCCGATGGTTATGTGGAACCAGTCGAGCCTCCTGCGTTGCCGTACCACATTCTCGCTCAACAGGTGATGGCAACGGCGCTTCAGAAGCGAGGCATCGGAAAGTCTAAATGGTTCGAATCCGTTGCTGGTGTTCCCGGCTACGATCAAATGTCAGAAGAAGCTCGACAAGAGATTTTCGATTGGATGCTGCAGCGGGAGATTCTCGCCGAGGACAGCGGCATCGTTTGGCTGGGGCAGGAAGGAGAAAGCACGTTCGGAAGGCGGAACTTCATGGACTTGTTTTCCGTATTCACGTCGCCGCCAGTTTTCAAAATCTTGCAGGGCCGCCGGGAACTTGGAACCGTTGATATATCTACTTTCCTGTCACGTGAAGACGGGCCAAGGGTTTTACTGCTTGGCGGACGTGCGTGGCGAGTGACTCATCTGAACTGGAACCGACGCACCGCGTTTGTTGAAGCCGTTGAGTTGCGAGGCCGTTCTCGTTGGCAGGGTGACGGGCAGGGACTCGGCTACCGATTTTGCCAACAGATCCAACAAGTGTTGGCCATGGATGACGATCGAAGTTTCTGGTCAGATCGTGCCCGAGAGCGTATTGGCGAGATCCGCCAAAACTATCCGTGGCTGGACCATGAGAATACCGTTGTCGTTCCAGCAACAGGTGGGTACGAGTGGTGGACGTTCGCCGGCAAGCGTGCCAACCTCGCCATGGCCGGTATCCTGTCCGCGATTTTGCAAGAACGCTGCACTGCCGACGATTTGATGATCCGCTGGGCGACTTCGTCCAACCTCGACGCGATGGAACAGGCGATTCATCAGTTGAAGGAAATGGAGCTGGCCGACATCGAGCCGTTGATTGACGACCAAGCAATTGAAGGGCTGAAGTTTTCAGAATGCTTGCCTCATCACCGGGCCATCGAATTGCTTCAGGCCAGATTAAACGACCGCGACGCTGTCCAACTCACGCTCGCCAAACACACGCGGCTGATCGCCGCCGGTGGTCAATGA